CTTATAGAGTTGAGCAAACAATTACTATGATATGTAAGTCCTATGGCATACCGCACACTGAAAGTTTTGTTACTCCAACTGGCATTATGGTCTCAATTACTAACAGTGAAAATAGGACTATTTCATTAGTTAGAAGAATAAATACTAGAACCGTTAATCTTCGTAAGGTTGCCATGATAAACAATTTGTCAAGGCAAATAGTTTCAAAGCCTCTATCCATGGCAGATATGAGAAAAGAAATTGAGTATATTAATAATATACCACCATATTCTCGAAGAACCACAACATTTTTTGCTGCTGGATCCTCAGGATTCTTCACCTTGCTTTTTGGCGGAAATTATAAAGATTTTTTTATAGCCTTTATAATTGGTGCTCTTATAAATTATTTAAGTGGATATTTAGAAAAATTAGAGATGAATGGTTTTCTCAAAAATATGTTAGGTGGTGCTTTAGCTGCAACCATAGCTCTTATAGCAGCAGCTTTAGGTTTAGTAGGTAATATGGATACTATAATAATAGGATCCATAATGATACTAGTTCCGGGAATCTCTATAACAAACGCAATACGGGATACTATTGCTGGAGATTTAGTTTCTGGGGTATCACGGTCAATAGAAGCACTATTCGTAGCTATTGCCATATCTGCAGGCACAAGTATAGTTTTCAAAATATGGGTATTGTTATTTGGAGGTGGTTTAATATGATCCTTAATTCATTTTATGCTTTTTTAAGTTCTCTCGGTTTTGGAGTATTATTTAATATTAGAGGTAAAAACCTAATTATCGCATCACTTGGAGGAGGTCTTACCTGGTTCACCTATCTTCTTACCGCAAGACTACAACCCTCCTTAGTTTTTTCATTGTTTCTTGCCTCTCTTGTAGGTAGTATTTACTCAGAAATAATGGCAAGAATTTATAAGAGTCCTGTTACCATATTTATAATTTGTGCAATTATACCTCTTGTTCCAGGTGGTGGAATGTATTATGCCACTCTTGAGGCAGTAAGAGGGAATTTTGATGCTTCTCTATCCAAAGGTGTTGAAACCCTGTTTAGTGCAGGAGCTATTGCAATTGGAATAGTTTTTGTATCTTCCATAAGTACAATTTTCAAAAAAATAAAGAAGTAAAATTTGCTATCAAATTTTACTTCTTTATTTTTTATAGTTATTTATTATTTTAAAAACATAAGGAAAGTTGAAACTAGCTCCTGAATTTTTTCTTCTTCAATTGGGTCATCTTCATGTAAAAGACAGTTTTTTGTATACCTCTCTAAAACTAAGCCACCAACCTTACTCATAGCGGCGCGAGCTGCCGCAACTTGAACCAATATGTTCTTACAACAAGCTTCACTAGTCACCATTTTTTCTATGCCTTTAACCTGTCCTTCTATTTTTCTTAGTCTCACTTGAATATCTCTCACTAGCTCATCATTTATTGCTTTATCTTTTTCTGTTGTCATTTTACCACTCCTATACATAATATAGTGAACCAATGTCATTAGTTAATTGTCATCTTAGGCGCTATACCGTTATCTAATTTAATGGAATATATAAATACTGTTCACAATTACCATACCCGGTATAGGTACTATTAATAATTATAGCATCAGAATTATTACAAATCAAGGTATAAACAGTGGAATTAATACATAAATTTTGTATATTTAAAAATTATGGACATAAAAACAGCATAATATTTTATATATTATGCTGTTTACTATAATAATACACACTTAATGTGTTATTTTTTTATTTCTGTTTTTGTGATACCTAATTCCAGAAGTTGCTTGTCATCAACTATGTTTGGTGCTTGGGTCATTGGACAGAAAGCATTTTGATTTTTAGGGAATGCTATTACATCTTTAATGTTTTCTGTTCCCGCTAAGAACATTGTTATTCTATCTAGTCCAAATGCGAGTCCGCCGTGTGGTGGTGGTCCGAATTTGAATGCTTCTAGTAAGAAGCCAAATCTTTCCCATGCCTTTTCCTGAGTAAATCCTAAAACTTTAAACATAGTTTCTTGTAGACTAGAATCGTGTATTCTTATACTTCCGCCACCTAATTCCTCTCCATTTAATACCATATCATAGGCTTTAGCCCTAACTCTACCCGGCTCTGACTCTAAATATTGTAGATCTTCATCCATTGGCATTGTAAAGGGATGGTGAGCTGCTACATATCTATTTTCTTCTTCGTTATAATCTACCAGTGGAAATTCTGTAACCCATACAAAGTTAAATTCTTTATTATCTTTTAAGATTTCTAGCTCTTTAGCTAACTGTAATCTTAAAGCACCCAGTGCTTGTAGAACTACGCTATCCTTATCTGCAACAATAAGTACTAAATCTCCAGCCTTTGCCTCCACCTTATCTAATATAGCTTGCATTTGCACTTCACTTAAGAACTTAGCTATAGGGGATTTAATCTCATCTTCTTTACACGCAATATAGGCAAGGCCTTTTGCTTTGTAAGCTTTAACAAACTCACCTAATTTGTCTAATTTTTTTCTGCCCATATCTGCAGAATTAGTAACTTTTATTGCTCTTACTGAGCCACCATTATCTATGGCATTTTTAAATACTACAAATTCACAATCACTTGACTCCTCAGTAATATTAACTATTTCCATTCCAAATCTTAAATCTGGTTTATCTGAGCCATATTTATCCATAGCTTCTTTGTATGTTATTCTTTTCATAGGAAGCATAACATCTTCATTTACTACTTCTTTAAATACTTTTTTAATAAGTGCTTCATTTACTGCTATAACATCGTCCTGCTCTATAAATGACATCTCTATATCCACTTGTGTAAATTCAGGTTGCCTATTTGATCTTAAATCTTCATCTCTAAAACATCTTGCTATTTGGAAGTACTTATCATATCCAGACACCATTAATAATTGTTTAAACAATTGTGGTGATTGTGGAAGTGCATAAAAATTTCCTGGATAATTCCTACTTGGAACTAAATAGTCACGAGCACCTTCTGGAGTACTTTTTGTAAGCATAGGCGTTTCTATTTCTAAAAAACCATTCTCATCTAAAAAATCTCGAATTACTTTAGTTGTCTTATGGCGTGTCATAAGAATTTTTTGCATATCTGGTCTTCTTAAATCAAGATATCTATATTTTAGACGTATATTTTCTGAGGCATCTAAATCTTCTTTTATATATATAGGTGGAGTTTCTGATTCAGATAATATCTTTATACTTTCTCCTTTAAGCTCTACTTGCCCAGTTGGCATATTGTCATTAGGAGATTGTCTTTTAATTATTTCACCAGTTACAGCAATACAGTACTCTGGTTTCACTAAATCCGCTTTTTCAAAAGCTTCCTTGTTTATTTCTTCACCAAAAACTAACTGAAGTAGTCCTGTTCTATCTCTTAAATCGATAAAAACAAGCCCTCCTAAGTTTCTTTTTGTTTGAACCCAACCCATTACTGTTGTTTTACTTGATATGTGTGTTTCACGAAGATCCCCACACATATTTGTTCTCTTTAAACCATTTAATGCTTCTGCCATTTTGTTCCCTTCCTCTCTTGACAGTTAATTCTTAATTCACAGCCCTTAGCCCTTAATTTTTAACCTTTAAAGTTAAGGGCTGTGAATTAAGCTTTAACTATATTAATAATTTCTTGTAAATTATCTAATTTAATTTCAAACTGTTGTCCATCACACATTCTTTTTATTTTAGCAATTCCTGTTTTAATTTCATCTTCACCTAAAATAATTGTATAGGAGGCGTCAATCTTATTTGCATATTTCATTTGAGCCTTTACACTTTTCTCCATATGATCGCATTCACATTTTATTCCCTGTTCTCTAAGAGAATTCACAATTTTAATTGCCTCATATTTAGATTCACCATTCATTGATCCAACATAAATCTCCATGTATCTTTCTTTAGGTATTTCTATGTTGTTTTCTTCCAGTGCCATTAATAGTCTTTCTATTCCCATACCAAAGCCCATAGCTGGAACATCTGGTCCACCTATTTGTTTAATTAAATTATCATATCTTCCACCACCACAGAGAGCAAGACCATTTTTGTCAAGCACTTCAAATACAGTTTTGGTGTAATAATCGAGTCCCCTTACTATAAGTGGATCCACATCAAAGGCTATATCCATAACGTTCAGGTAACTTTTTAAGCTTTCAAAGTGAGTCGAACATTCAACGCAAATGTAATCGGATATAATTGGTGCGCCACTAACTATTTCATTACAACTATTAACTTTACAATCTAAAATTCTTAGTGGGTTTTTTTCAAATCTACTTTTACAAGTTTCACAAAGATCCTCATATTTCTCTTTTAAAAATTCTTTTAATACATCATTATATTTTTTTCTACAACTCGGACATCCCATACTGTTGATTTTTAATTGAACACCTTCTATTCCAAGCTCTTGATATACTCTCATAACAAGGCTAATGACTTCAGCATCAATGGAAGCTTCCACAGAGCCGCAAACTTCTACCCCAAACTGATGATGTTCTCTAAATCTTCCCTTTTGCATTTTCTCATATCTGAAACAAGGAGTAAAATAATATAACTTTGTAGGTTGCACCTCATTAAACATACCGTTTTCTATAAACGCTCTTACTGCCGGTGCTGTTCCCTCTGGTTTTAGTGTAATACTTCTTCCACCCTTATCTTCGAAAGTGTACATTTCCTTTTGAACTACATCTGTAGTTTCTCCTACACCTCTTTTAAACAATTCAGTATGTTCAAACATAGGTGTTCTAATCTCACGGCACCCATACACAGAACATAATTTTCTAAATAAATTTTCTACATACTGCCATTTATAAATATTTTCAGGTAATATATCTTTAGTACCCTTAGGTGCTTGAATATCCATTTTATACCTCCTTTTGTTTAACTTAGGGTTTTAACTTTCAACTATATAATGTATCTAGTAGTGCAATTTTCTTTAGGATCATCTCATCTAGCCTTTTTATATACTCTCTAACATCCTTAATATTTGCAAATCTTTCATGCCTGTTTTCCTCTAAAAAAACAACTTTACAAACAGCATCAGCACCAAGTGCAATAATTGTCTGTTTTTCTTCAATCATTTGAATATTATATATTCCTTCGCTACCTGGTGTTGTATATCCAATATTCTCCATATTGCCCACCATATTTTTTTGCCTATACATATAATAAGGTTTCATATGCAGTCTTTTAGATAATTCCACAGTGTGCTCATACATTTGGTTTAATTCTTCTTGAACAGGAACTTCAAACCTATAATTATTAAGCATCTTTTCATGGAGCTTAGAAGCTCTTTTTATGGACAAACCATGAATTGTAATACTGTCAGGCTTAATTTTAAATATTTCATCGCAGGTTTTTATTATATGTGAAATTTTCTCCCCAGGCAGTCCTACTATTAAGTCCATATTTATATTATCAAAACCTAATTGTCTTGCCATAACAAATTTCTCTATAACGCTATCTACGGAATGAATTCTTCCGATTAATTCCAAGGTATCATCGTTCATAGTTTGAGGGTTAATGCTTATTCTATGCACTCCATACTTTTTCATAGTAGATAACTTATTAAAAGTTATACTGTCCGGTCTTCCGCATTCTACTGTGAATTCACGTACATTATTATGCTCCGTAAAGGCTTCATAAATACACTTCATTATAAATTCAAATTGCTCATCATTTACAGAAGTGGGCGTACCGCCTCCAAAATAGACACATTCGATATTTAGTTTTTTAGTTTTAATGTAATCACTTATTTCACTAATCTCATGAGACAGTGCCTCAAGGTAAGGCTGTACTATATCTTTGCATCTTTCTATAGGACTCGCTGCAAAAGAACAGTATAGACAACGGGTAGGACAAAAGGGCATCCCAATATAAACACTTATAGTGTCCTTGTTTTTATTAACAATATTTCTCTCAAACTTTGCAACATCAATACAAAGTTGTGCCTTATCTTCCCTTGTAACATGTTTTTCTTTGAACTGTTCTATTATAGCATCATCAGAGTATCCCTCTTGTAGTAGTTCAAGAGCTTTTTTTGAAGGCCTAATTCCTATTAAAGTACCCCAAGGAAGCTGATTTTCTGTACTCTTTGAAAAATATAAAAAAACAGCTTTTTTTACTTCATCCTTAAGTTTATAGGAATTATCAACCTTGTATTCAAAACTTTCAGGGCCCTTTTGTATTGTTACTATCTTTTCATTTACTTCAATATTAAAATCATAATTTTCCTCTACAAATTTAATATCTGCAAATAAAAAAAATAAATTTATCATTTGATATACGTCATAATTAAAATCTGCATTATTTAATTTTACCTTAATCATTTTAACTCCTTATGCTCCTTAGTTTATAACTTTTTTTTGGATTACATTAACCTTGTAAAAAAGGATTTCCCAATTTTTCATTGTTTATTGTGCTACTTGGTCCATGACCTGGATACACTATAGTATCCCCAGGAAGGCATAAAAGCTTCAATTTTATACTCATAATTATAGTATTGAAATCTCCTCCTGTAAAATCTGTTCTTCCGATGGAACCTGTAAAAAGAGTATCTCCTGTGAAAACAGCATTTTCAACTTTAAAGCACATACCACCAGGTGTATGGCCTGGTGTATCTAAACAAGTAAACTCTAAGTTAGAAATTTTTATTACATCCCACTGCTTTAGTAATTTGTCTGCCCCACCTTCAATAAGAGGACCAAATAAATACTCACCCTTTGTTATTAAGTCGTCGTCTGCTTTGCTTATACATACTATAGCCTTTGTAATGGCTTTTAATTTAGCCACACCGGTGGTATGATCTAGGTGTCCATGAGTCAAAAGTATATACAAAACTTTCGCACCCATAGCATCTATAGCGCCAGCAATATCCTCCACATCACCACCTGGATCTACAACTATAGCTTCTTTTGTAGTTTCATCCATTACTATATAACAATTTGATCCATATATTCCTGTAACAAGTTTTCTAATTTCCATATTAATCCTCCTAGAAGTCTTTCTTACTCTCTATAATTAAGGTCACTGGTCCATCATTTTGTATAAAAACCTGCATATCCGCACCAAAATCTCCAGTTTTAACTTCACCTAATACTAACCTGCATTGATTAACAAATTCCAAATATAATATTTGGGCTCCCTCTCCACCAAGGGCTCTCATAAAATTCGGTCTTCTGCCTTTTCTACAATCTCCATATAGTGTAAATTGTGAAACTACAATCATTTCCCCACCTACGTCTAGAAGGGACTTATTCATTTTTTCATCTTCTTCAAAAATCCTTAGGTTTAAAATCTTATCCACTAGGTATTTTACATCTTCCTGCGTGTCTTCCTGGCAAATGCCTAGGAGAACATTTAGCCCAAAACCTATTTCACTAATTAATTCACCATTTACTTCAACCTTAGAGGATTTTACTCTTTGCACAACTGCTCTCATAAATATCCATCTCCTAAATATAAAAAGTATCCACTAATTTTTAATTCTGTATACTTCTATTACACCAGTCAATTTAGTAATCTTCTTTTGTAATTCCTTCAAATGCTCAGTATCAGCAACTCTTAACTTTATATTTATTAAAGCCACATTATTTTTTAGCGTTTTTGCGTTAATTGAGTACAATTGAGTTTTTGTTACTGTTATTACCTCCATTATGTCAGACAATAAACCATACCTATCATCTGCTTTAATTTCAATTTCAGTAATATAGCCTTTTCCCTCAGAAGCTCCCCAACTTACCTCCACCACTTTATTAATTTCATTTTTCATCAAGGCTTCAACATTTTTACAATCTCGCCTATGAACAGAAACTCCACGTCCCTTAGTTATATAACCTATTATTTCGTCACCTGGAACTGGATTACAGCACTTAGCGAACCTTACAAGCACATTGCCCTCTCCCTTGACGATTAGCCCCGAAAAATCCATTTTCTTTTTCTCTTCTTTAGCTGAAGCCTTGGTTATCTTTTGTTCAATGTCCTCGATTGTCAAAGTTTCTGTTTTGTTTTTATTTTCAAAAACCTCTCTCAATCTATTAACTACAGTAGAAGGCATAATATCTCCTACTCCAACATAAGCAAATAAATCATCTAGGGTTTTAAAATTATATTTCTTGTATATTTTTTCTATGGCTTCTCCCTTGGCAATTTCTCCAAAATTGTGTCCTTGTCTTTTGGATTCTCTTTCTAATACTTCTTTACCTTTTTCAATGCTTTCATCTCTTTTAGCCTTTTTAAACCAAGCTTTAATTTTACTTTTAGCTTGATTACTCTTTGTAATGTTAAGCCAATCAATATTAGGACCCTTAGGCGATGGCGAAGTTACAATTTCAACTATTTCTCCGGTTTTTAGTTGATATTCCAGTGGCACCATTCGTCCGTTTACTTTTGCACCCATGCACCTATGACCTATATCTGTATGAATTCTGTAGGCAAAATCAATTGGTGTTGCATCCAGGGGTAAATTAATAACCTCCCCCTTTGGTGTGAACACAAATACTTCATCTGAAAACAAATCAATTTTAAATCCTTCCATAAACTCTTCTGCGTCAAAGGTTTCCCCTTGCCATTCAAGAATATCTTTTAACCAAGAAAGTTTAGAATCAAAATTTTCATCATCACTGTTCTCTTTGCCCTCTTTGTATTTCCAATGGGCAGCAATTCCATATTCGGCAGTTTTATGCATCTCATAGGTTCTAATTTGAATTTCAAAAGGTTTTCCGTGAGGTCCAATTACTGTTGAATGAAGGGACTGATACATGTTAGGTTTTGGCATTGCAATATAATCTTTAAATCTTCCTGGAATTGGTTTATAAACCGTATGCACTATCCCAAGCGCTGCATAGCAATTTCCAATATCATTAACTAAAATTCTAACTGCAGTCAAATCAAAAACTTGATCTATAGTTTTGTTTTTGGCAACCATTTTTCTGTAAATGCTGTAAAAATGTTTTGGCCTTCCATCAATGTCAGCCTCTATTCCTACAATATTTAAGTTTAATTTTAATTCAGTTATTATGTTGCTGATATTTTCTTCTCGCTCAACTCTTTTTTCTGCAATTTTCCGAACTAAATTATAATATTCATTTGGATTTAAATATCTGAGTGATAAGTCTTCTAGTTCCCATTTAATTTTAGACATGCCTAGTCTGTGGGCTAGGGGTGCATAAATATCCAAAACCTCTTTTGCCTTTAGCTTTTGATTTGCAACAGGCATATATTTTAGCGTACGCATATTATGCAGCCTATCTGCAAGTTTAATAAGTATAACTCTAATATCCTTTGCCATAGCTAAGAGCATTTTGCGTATATTATCTGCCTGTTCCTCTTCCTTTGTCTTATATTTTATGAGACCAAGCTTTGTTACCCCCTCAACTAAATTTGCTATTTCTATACTGAATTCTCTGCTTATATCTTCATAAGTATATACTGTGTCTTCAATTACATCATGAAGTAAGCCCGCAACAATTGTACTGGTATCGAGTCCCATTTCCGCCAAAATACAGGCAACTTCTACTGGGTGCACAATATAAGGCTCTCCTGATTCTCTCTTTTGCTCTTTATGTGCAGCGTAAGAAAAATTAAAGGCCTTAATAATAAGATCTTTATCTAGAATATTACAATTATTTTCAATCTTATATAACAATTTTTCTAACATGCCTTATACACTCCTAAAATCAAAGGCTGGTTTAATTAACCAGCCGATACTTTTTACTAATATTATATAATATTATGTAGAATTATGCAATTTGAATTTAGTAATTTACTACATAAATTTAAATAAGAATTAAATATCGTACTTTACAAGAGACATTATATCATAACCTTTTAATTTGTCCTTTCCATTAAGCTCTGTTAATTCAATTACAAAGTTTAAGGATACAACCTCTCCGCCCATTTGCTCTATAAGTTTTGTTACTGCTGCTACTGTACCGCCTGTAGCAAGTAAATCGTCTACTATAGCTACCTTTTGTCCAGGTATTATAGCATCTTTATGAATTTCAAGTTTATCTGAGCCATATTCCAGGTCATACTCAATTTCTATAGTGCCATAAGGTAACTTACCAGGCTTTCTAACTGGAACAAATCCCGCTCCAAGAGCATAGGCTACTGGTACACCGAATAAAAACCCTCTAGCTTCTGGTCCTACTATTACATCTATTTTTTTATCTTCTAAATATGCTACCATTTCATCAATAGTGTGCTTAAGGGCTTTATGGTCTTGTAGTAAGGTAGTTATATCTTTAAAACTGATACCTTTTTTTGGAAAATCCTC
This DNA window, taken from Clostridium estertheticum, encodes the following:
- a CDS encoding MBL fold metallo-hydrolase gives rise to the protein MEIRKLVTGIYGSNCYIVMDETTKEAIVVDPGGDVEDIAGAIDAMGAKVLYILLTHGHLDHTTGVAKLKAITKAIVCISKADDDLITKGEYLFGPLIEGGADKLLKQWDVIKISNLEFTCLDTPGHTPGGMCFKVENAVFTGDTLFTGSIGRTDFTGGDFNTIIMSIKLKLLCLPGDTIVYPGHGPSSTINNEKLGNPFLQG
- the dtd gene encoding D-aminoacyl-tRNA deacylase, producing MRAVVQRVKSSKVEVNGELISEIGFGLNVLLGICQEDTQEDVKYLVDKILNLRIFEEDEKMNKSLLDVGGEMIVVSQFTLYGDCRKGRRPNFMRALGGEGAQILYLEFVNQCRLVLGEVKTGDFGADMQVFIQNDGPVTLIIESKKDF
- a CDS encoding coproporphyrinogen III oxidase → MIKVKLNNADFNYDVYQMINLFFLFADIKFVEENYDFNIEVNEKIVTIQKGPESFEYKVDNSYKLKDEVKKAVFLYFSKSTENQLPWGTLIGIRPSKKALELLQEGYSDDAIIEQFKEKHVTREDKAQLCIDVAKFERNIVNKNKDTISVYIGMPFCPTRCLYCSFAASPIERCKDIVQPYLEALSHEISEISDYIKTKKLNIECVYFGGGTPTSVNDEQFEFIMKCIYEAFTEHNNVREFTVECGRPDSITFNKLSTMKKYGVHRISINPQTMNDDTLELIGRIHSVDSVIEKFVMARQLGFDNINMDLIVGLPGEKISHIIKTCDEIFKIKPDSITIHGLSIKRASKLHEKMLNNYRFEVPVQEELNQMYEHTVELSKRLHMKPYYMYRQKNMVGNMENIGYTTPGSEGIYNIQMIEEKQTIIALGADAVCKVVFLEENRHERFANIKDVREYIKRLDEMILKKIALLDTLYS
- a CDS encoding threonine/serine exporter family protein, translating into MHIDDIIHVATEAGKIILENGGETYRVEQTITMICKSYGIPHTESFVTPTGIMVSITNSENRTISLVRRINTRTVNLRKVAMINNLSRQIVSKPLSMADMRKEIEYINNIPPYSRRTTTFFAAGSSGFFTLLFGGNYKDFFIAFIIGALINYLSGYLEKLEMNGFLKNMLGGALAATIALIAAALGLVGNMDTIIIGSIMILVPGISITNAIRDTIAGDLVSGVSRSIEALFVAIAISAGTSIVFKIWVLLFGGGLI
- a CDS encoding RelA/SpoT family protein, with amino-acid sequence MLEKLLYKIENNCNILDKDLIIKAFNFSYAAHKEQKRESGEPYIVHPVEVACILAEMGLDTSTIVAGLLHDVIEDTVYTYEDISREFSIEIANLVEGVTKLGLIKYKTKEEEQADNIRKMLLAMAKDIRVILIKLADRLHNMRTLKYMPVANQKLKAKEVLDIYAPLAHRLGMSKIKWELEDLSLRYLNPNEYYNLVRKIAEKRVEREENISNIITELKLNLNIVGIEADIDGRPKHFYSIYRKMVAKNKTIDQVFDLTAVRILVNDIGNCYAALGIVHTVYKPIPGRFKDYIAMPKPNMYQSLHSTVIGPHGKPFEIQIRTYEMHKTAEYGIAAHWKYKEGKENSDDENFDSKLSWLKDILEWQGETFDAEEFMEGFKIDLFSDEVFVFTPKGEVINLPLDATPIDFAYRIHTDIGHRCMGAKVNGRMVPLEYQLKTGEIVEIVTSPSPKGPNIDWLNITKSNQAKSKIKAWFKKAKRDESIEKGKEVLERESKRQGHNFGEIAKGEAIEKIYKKYNFKTLDDLFAYVGVGDIMPSTVVNRLREVFENKNKTETLTIEDIEQKITKASAKEEKKKMDFSGLIVKGEGNVLVRFAKCCNPVPGDEIIGYITKGRGVSVHRRDCKNVEALMKNEINKVVEVSWGASEGKGYITEIEIKADDRYGLLSDIMEVITVTKTQLYSINAKTLKNNVALINIKLRVADTEHLKELQKKITKLTGVIEVYRIKN
- a CDS encoding threonine/serine exporter family protein — protein: MILNSFYAFLSSLGFGVLFNIRGKNLIIASLGGGLTWFTYLLTARLQPSLVFSLFLASLVGSIYSEIMARIYKSPVTIFIICAIIPLVPGGGMYYATLEAVRGNFDASLSKGVETLFSAGAIAIGIVFVSSISTIFKKIKK
- the hisS gene encoding histidine--tRNA ligase, whose product is MDIQAPKGTKDILPENIYKWQYVENLFRKLCSVYGCREIRTPMFEHTELFKRGVGETTDVVQKEMYTFEDKGGRSITLKPEGTAPAVRAFIENGMFNEVQPTKLYYFTPCFRYEKMQKGRFREHHQFGVEVCGSVEASIDAEVISLVMRVYQELGIEGVQLKINSMGCPSCRKKYNDVLKEFLKEKYEDLCETCKSRFEKNPLRILDCKVNSCNEIVSGAPIISDYICVECSTHFESLKSYLNVMDIAFDVDPLIVRGLDYYTKTVFEVLDKNGLALCGGGRYDNLIKQIGGPDVPAMGFGMGIERLLMALEENNIEIPKERYMEIYVGSMNGESKYEAIKIVNSLREQGIKCECDHMEKSVKAQMKYANKIDASYTIILGEDEIKTGIAKIKRMCDGQQFEIKLDNLQEIINIVKA
- a CDS encoding adenine phosphoribosyltransferase, whose amino-acid sequence is MDLKDNIRIIEDFPKKGISFKDITTLLQDHKALKHTIDEMVAYLEDKKIDVIVGPEARGFLFGVPVAYALGAGFVPVRKPGKLPYGTIEIEYDLEYGSDKLEIHKDAIIPGQKVAIVDDLLATGGTVAAVTKLIEQMGGEVVSLNFVIELTELNGKDKLKGYDIMSLVKYDI
- the aspS gene encoding aspartate--tRNA ligase, whose amino-acid sequence is MAEALNGLKRTNMCGDLRETHISSKTTVMGWVQTKRNLGGLVFIDLRDRTGLLQLVFGEEINKEAFEKADLVKPEYCIAVTGEIIKRQSPNDNMPTGQVELKGESIKILSESETPPIYIKEDLDASENIRLKYRYLDLRRPDMQKILMTRHKTTKVIRDFLDENGFLEIETPMLTKSTPEGARDYLVPSRNYPGNFYALPQSPQLFKQLLMVSGYDKYFQIARCFRDEDLRSNRQPEFTQVDIEMSFIEQDDVIAVNEALIKKVFKEVVNEDVMLPMKRITYKEAMDKYGSDKPDLRFGMEIVNITEESSDCEFVVFKNAIDNGGSVRAIKVTNSADMGRKKLDKLGEFVKAYKAKGLAYIACKEDEIKSPIAKFLSEVQMQAILDKVEAKAGDLVLIVADKDSVVLQALGALRLQLAKELEILKDNKEFNFVWVTEFPLVDYNEEENRYVAAHHPFTMPMDEDLQYLESEPGRVRAKAYDMVLNGEELGGGSIRIHDSSLQETMFKVLGFTQEKAWERFGFLLEAFKFGPPPHGGLAFGLDRITMFLAGTENIKDVIAFPKNQNAFCPMTQAPNIVDDKQLLELGITKTEIKK
- a CDS encoding metal-sensitive transcriptional regulator, which translates into the protein MTTEKDKAINDELVRDIQVRLRKIEGQVKGIEKMVTSEACCKNILVQVAAARAAMSKVGGLVLERYTKNCLLHEDDPIEEEKIQELVSTFLMFLK